A segment of the Prochlorococcus marinus str. SB genome:
TTCAAATATTCAACACTCCATATTCCGGAATTTTTTTCGCATAAAATCAATTGACTTTGTAAATCCATAAATATCTTATCTACTAAATCTTTTTCATTAAGCAATAAATTATCAATACTTTTATCAAATATATATTTTTTTTTACTTAAATTTGAAGTTGAAATATTTAACTTTTTTAGATGACTTGTAATCGAAAATAATAGATCTTTTGGAATTTCTTTTTCACTACTCTTTGAAATAGTAATTTCTTTTGAGTTATTATCTTTTTCTAATTCTTTTATCTTTTGATTAAGTAAAGAAAAATCATTTTTAAATATTAAACTACTAATTAATGCTATATCTCCATTATTTCTATAAGTTTTTTCTAAATTTACTACACAAGATTTAATTGAACTATTTTCGGAATATTCAAACAAATAATTCCATATAGAACAGTTATTTACTGGAGACAATTGATTTTTATCTCCAACTAAAATAATTTTACAGTCCTTTGCTAGCAAATTTAAAACTGATTCAATCAAATCGATATTAACCATTGACATTTCATCAATTATGAAAATATCAAGCTCTTTTAGTTTAAATTTCAACTTAAGAGATTTATTTTGATAATTTAAAATCCATCTATGTAAAGTTTGAAATTCTATTTGGTCTAGAAATTTGCTATGGGAAATATTTTTTTTATCATTAAGAGCTTCTTTTAAACGAGCTGTAGCTTTACCAGTTGGAGCAGACAAACCAATATTTAAAAAGTTATCAATTTGAAGGAGTTCTAGTATTAACTTTATTATTAAAGTGGTTTTACCCGTACCTGGTCCACCTTGAAGGAAAACTAAGTTTGAATATTTAAATATATTTTTAATTTGATCAAT
Coding sequences within it:
- a CDS encoding AAA family ATPase; its protein translation is MAKTTTEHEKFQYDHIFNLILVIFKFSEKKYGNFVKDVITILLEFEKNGETIIDVDNSLIIFELLEDGWPNKHIDILKKIGLIGSLHSPFELVNRKLSLSKWSKKIERVINSFLKKIDTDILMNSLINKNDNKIDQIKNIFKYSNLVFLQGGPGTGKTTLIIKLILELLQIDNFLNIGLSAPTGKATARLKEALNDKKNISHSKFLDQIEFQTLHRWILNYQNKSLKLKFKLKELDIFIIDEMSMVNIDLIESVLNLLAKDCKIILVGDKNQLSPVNNCSIWNYLFEYSENSSIKSCVVNLEKTYRNNGDIALISSLIFKNDFSLLNQKIKELEKDNNSKEITISKSSEKEIPKDLLFSITSHLKKLNISTSNLSKKKYIFDKSIDNLLLNEKDLVDKIFMDLQSQLILCEKNSGIWSVEYLNEIIFGQKKPYDLKTLKEGVPIMCTKNNNELGLSNGDIGVLIGLKNKRKYLFRKFNDNNEEIVALIDPSNLENVVPAIAITIHKSQGSESEKVNIMWAQNYIRNQYAVKEKKDNQNIFCRDNFERRLFYTAVTRAKKSLNIYYLN